The following are encoded in a window of Methanothrix sp. genomic DNA:
- a CDS encoding diphthine--ammonia ligase, with the protein MKLGVLFSGGKDSVFACYRAMEKEDVRCLITLISENEDSYMFHTQNIGLAELVASAIGIDMLKWRTPGVEEVELEDLRDAIIEALRLYGIEGIVTGAIESVYQSSRIQRICSELDLWCFNPLWQIDQLDYLRMLIGCGFRVIVTGVFAYPLDESFLGAEIDDGMIAKLEGLQRRYGISPSGEGGELETLVLDGPIFRRRLEVLRATRLFSGNRGRYVIESARLVEKPGHLNCVDVRR; encoded by the coding sequence ATGAAACTTGGAGTTCTCTTCAGCGGCGGCAAGGACTCTGTCTTCGCCTGCTACAGGGCGATGGAGAAGGAGGATGTCCGCTGCCTCATCACCCTCATCTCTGAGAATGAGGACAGCTACATGTTCCACACGCAGAACATAGGGCTCGCGGAGCTTGTGGCATCGGCCATTGGTATTGATATGCTGAAGTGGCGAACCCCGGGCGTGGAGGAGGTGGAGCTGGAGGATCTGAGGGATGCCATCATCGAGGCGCTGAGGCTCTATGGCATCGAGGGGATAGTGACGGGCGCAATCGAGTCAGTCTACCAGTCTTCAAGAATCCAGAGGATCTGCAGCGAGCTCGATCTCTGGTGCTTCAACCCGCTCTGGCAGATCGATCAGCTCGATTATCTGAGGATGCTGATAGGCTGCGGCTTCAGGGTCATTGTGACGGGCGTCTTCGCATACCCCCTGGACGAGAGCTTTCTGGGGGCGGAGATCGATGATGGGATGATAGCAAAGCTCGAGGGGCTTCAGAGAAGATACGGGATAAGTCCCTCGGGAGAGGGTGGCGAGCTGGAGACGCTGGTGCTGGACGGGCCGATATTCAGGAGGCGCCTGGAGGTGCTCAGAGCCACACGGCTCTTCAGCGGTAATCGGGGGAGGTACGTGATCGAGTCCGCGAGGCTCGTGGAGAAGCCCGGGCATCTGAATTGCGTGGATGTGCGGAGATGA
- a CDS encoding 2-amino-3,7-dideoxy-D-threo-hept-6-ulosonate synthase, protein MYGKSVRLERIVNRATGRSVIVPMDHGVTLGPVRGIRSLKSTVDAVASAGADAAVVHKGAAIFGHRGYGRDLGLIVHLSASTSLGPDPNNKVLVATVEEAIKLGADGVSVHINIGAEDEAQMLSILGSVSRNCQEWGMPLMAMMYPRGHRISNEYAEEFVAHAARVGAELGADIVKTSYTGDPDSFSRVVDGCPVPLVVAGGPKVSSEMELLRMVRDAIDAGASGVAIGRNIFQHENPSIITRRICAVVHRGYTPEEAMGITECR, encoded by the coding sequence ATGTACGGAAAGTCAGTCAGGCTGGAGAGGATTGTGAACCGTGCGACCGGGCGCTCTGTCATAGTGCCGATGGACCATGGCGTTACTCTGGGGCCGGTGAGAGGCATAAGATCTCTGAAGAGCACTGTGGATGCTGTAGCGTCAGCCGGAGCAGATGCGGCTGTTGTTCATAAGGGTGCTGCGATATTCGGCCATCGTGGCTATGGCCGCGATCTTGGCCTGATAGTTCATCTCTCAGCATCCACATCACTTGGCCCGGACCCGAACAACAAGGTGCTCGTGGCCACTGTGGAGGAGGCCATAAAGCTCGGAGCAGATGGTGTAAGCGTCCACATCAATATCGGTGCTGAGGACGAGGCTCAGATGCTTTCCATCCTCGGATCTGTATCGAGAAACTGCCAGGAGTGGGGGATGCCGCTGATGGCGATGATGTATCCACGCGGGCACAGGATCTCGAATGAGTATGCGGAGGAGTTCGTCGCACATGCAGCCAGGGTTGGCGCCGAGCTTGGAGCTGATATCGTCAAAACATCCTATACAGGAGATCCGGACAGTTTCTCCCGGGTCGTGGATGGCTGCCCTGTGCCGCTGGTCGTGGCTGGCGGGCCCAAGGTCAGCTCCGAGATGGAGCTGCTGAGAATGGTCCGGGACGCCATAGACGCTGGGGCGAGCGGCGTCGCCATAGGCAGAAACATATTCCAGCACGAGAACCCATCGATCATCACGAGAAGGATATGCGCTGTGGTGCACAGGGGATACACGCCAGAGGAGGCGATGGGCATCACAGAATGCAGGTAG
- a CDS encoding RNA repair domain-containing protein translates to MELFPFGRHPKRVLNEMKWRGLDLDDVELEILHRGAPSDRIRARASEITLGRSFFTYMGTEIPYHRIERIVYRGRTVFSRADIVRGQQSSTT, encoded by the coding sequence ATGGAGCTCTTCCCATTCGGCAGGCATCCGAAGCGCGTGCTGAACGAGATGAAGTGGCGTGGTCTCGATCTCGATGATGTGGAGTTAGAGATACTCCACAGGGGCGCGCCATCGGACAGGATCCGTGCAAGAGCGAGCGAGATCACTCTCGGCAGGTCGTTCTTCACGTACATGGGCACCGAGATACCATACCACAGGATCGAGAGGATCGTCTACAGGGGCCGAACAGTATTCTCGCGCGCGGATATCGTGAGGGGTCAGCAGTCGTCAACCACATGA
- the alaS gene encoding alanine--tRNA ligase: MFPEDEYQLEFFRAEGFVRKVCESCGGRFWTRDASRRTCGDPPCDPYSFIGSPVFREMELDSMREHYLSFFEAHGHTRVPRYPVVARWRDDIYLTIASIADFQPFVTSGQVPPPANPLTISQPCIRLDDLDSVGRSGRHLTTFEMMAHHVFNTKEHEIYWKDRTVELCDELLLGLGVNPESITYKESPWAGGGNAGPSLEVLVGGLELATLVFMNLRLDPRGECLIKGERYSRMDNYIVDTGYGLERFVWASKGSPTIYDAVFPDIVRELSDLAGVEHDLQDPEYAEIFARNARLAGMIDLGEASLRDLRRRIAESINTTPERLERIMAPMERIYAIADHTRCLAYMLGDGIIPSNVKAGYLARLVIRRTLRMMKDLKLEIPLSEIVEMQISKLDYDDWSERMETISEILSLEEERYAETLEKGSRMVSKIASHYSKKGGRIPLTELVSLYDTHGIPPEIARETAGALGVDVELPDNFYSIVASTHSRAEQREVETRSPPFEKTERLFYYRPFDQEFEATVLGIFEGSVVLDRTLFYPEGGGQPADHGVLVRDGQVFNVNDVQMIDGVVLHRVEQEGLSPGDMVTGRIDMRRRMAHARHHTATHIVNDSAKRVLGRHVWQAGAQKSEDRARLDISHYRRISDEELKAIELEANRRVMEMIPVITEFMPREEAERLFGFQLYQGGVPPGREIRVVRVGSDIEACAGTHVTNTGMIGPIKILRTERVQDGVERIEFAAGEAAVQRIQERDDILAEAASVLRVPIEQLPRTVSRFFEEWKDQQKEIEHLKEEIARVRILTLSAEAVDVNGVRIVARDIGESDGETLLKAAAMLSERDITAILGGASGGAAKIVVSVGRSGIERGLNAADIVRAAAKYIGGGGGGKPDLAQGGGPNAGGLKAAIDAGLNAARKVLQG, translated from the coding sequence ATGTTTCCCGAGGATGAGTATCAACTGGAGTTCTTCAGGGCAGAGGGTTTTGTTCGCAAGGTCTGCGAGAGCTGCGGCGGCAGGTTCTGGACCAGGGACGCCTCGAGGAGGACCTGCGGGGATCCCCCGTGTGATCCATACTCATTCATAGGCTCTCCTGTTTTCAGGGAGATGGAACTGGACTCGATGCGCGAGCATTATCTGAGCTTCTTCGAGGCGCACGGTCACACCAGGGTGCCGAGGTATCCTGTGGTTGCGAGATGGAGGGATGATATCTACCTCACCATAGCATCGATAGCCGACTTCCAGCCTTTTGTGACATCAGGCCAGGTCCCGCCGCCTGCCAACCCTCTCACCATATCCCAGCCGTGCATCAGGCTGGACGATCTTGATTCCGTGGGGCGGAGCGGCAGACATCTCACGACATTTGAGATGATGGCGCATCACGTCTTCAACACAAAGGAGCATGAGATCTACTGGAAGGACAGGACCGTGGAGCTGTGTGATGAGCTCCTCCTCGGGCTGGGCGTGAATCCTGAGAGCATTACGTACAAAGAGTCCCCATGGGCAGGAGGCGGCAACGCAGGCCCGAGCCTCGAGGTCCTCGTCGGCGGTCTCGAGCTCGCGACCCTGGTCTTCATGAATCTCAGGCTCGATCCCAGGGGAGAGTGCCTCATAAAGGGCGAGCGTTACAGCCGCATGGACAACTACATCGTGGACACAGGATATGGGCTCGAGAGGTTCGTGTGGGCATCCAAGGGATCGCCCACGATATACGACGCGGTCTTCCCGGACATCGTGAGAGAACTCTCCGATCTGGCAGGTGTGGAGCACGATCTCCAGGATCCGGAGTACGCGGAGATCTTCGCGAGAAATGCCAGGCTCGCAGGCATGATCGATCTCGGGGAGGCATCGCTGAGGGATCTGAGGAGGAGAATCGCAGAGAGCATAAACACGACTCCTGAGAGGCTCGAGCGCATAATGGCGCCCATGGAGAGGATCTATGCGATAGCGGATCACACCAGATGCCTGGCGTACATGCTCGGCGATGGGATAATACCCTCGAATGTAAAGGCCGGCTACCTCGCGAGGCTCGTGATTCGCAGAACCCTCAGGATGATGAAAGATCTGAAGCTGGAGATCCCGCTCTCAGAGATCGTTGAGATGCAGATATCAAAACTCGATTACGATGACTGGAGTGAGCGGATGGAGACGATCTCGGAGATCCTGTCGCTGGAGGAGGAGAGGTACGCAGAGACCCTGGAGAAGGGGAGCAGGATGGTCTCCAAGATCGCATCGCATTACTCGAAGAAGGGCGGAAGAATACCCCTCACAGAGCTCGTATCACTATACGACACTCACGGGATCCCTCCCGAGATCGCCAGGGAGACAGCAGGCGCACTCGGCGTGGATGTGGAGCTGCCGGACAACTTCTACTCCATAGTCGCATCGACCCACAGCAGGGCTGAGCAGAGGGAGGTCGAGACACGCTCACCGCCTTTCGAGAAGACCGAGCGCCTCTTCTACTACAGACCCTTCGATCAGGAGTTCGAGGCAACAGTCCTCGGGATATTCGAGGGGTCTGTTGTTCTTGACAGAACCCTCTTCTATCCTGAAGGCGGAGGCCAGCCGGCGGATCATGGCGTCCTGGTGAGGGACGGGCAGGTGTTTAACGTCAATGACGTCCAGATGATAGATGGCGTTGTCCTCCACCGGGTGGAGCAGGAGGGGCTCTCACCAGGCGACATGGTCACCGGAAGGATCGATATGCGAAGGAGAATGGCGCATGCGAGGCACCACACGGCCACGCACATCGTCAACGACTCCGCGAAGCGTGTTCTGGGGAGGCACGTCTGGCAGGCCGGCGCTCAGAAGAGCGAGGACAGGGCCAGGCTGGACATATCCCACTACAGGAGGATCTCTGATGAGGAGCTGAAGGCGATAGAGCTCGAGGCGAACCGGCGCGTGATGGAGATGATCCCCGTGATCACGGAATTCATGCCGCGCGAGGAGGCTGAGAGGCTCTTCGGATTCCAGCTCTACCAGGGAGGCGTGCCTCCGGGCAGGGAGATCCGCGTCGTCAGGGTGGGGTCTGACATAGAGGCCTGCGCAGGCACGCATGTGACGAACACAGGTATGATAGGCCCGATAAAGATACTCAGGACCGAGAGGGTTCAGGATGGCGTGGAGCGGATAGAGTTCGCAGCTGGAGAGGCAGCTGTGCAGAGAATACAGGAGCGGGACGACATTCTCGCAGAGGCAGCATCGGTTCTGAGGGTGCCGATAGAGCAGCTTCCCAGGACAGTGTCCAGGTTCTTTGAGGAGTGGAAGGACCAGCAGAAGGAGATAGAGCATCTGAAGGAGGAGATCGCAAGGGTCCGGATACTGACGCTATCCGCGGAGGCTGTGGATGTGAACGGTGTGAGGATCGTCGCCAGGGATATAGGAGAATCGGACGGCGAGACCCTGCTCAAGGCAGCGGCGATGCTCTCTGAGAGGGACATAACCGCGATACTCGGCGGGGCCAGCGGCGGCGCGGCCAAGATCGTAGTCTCTGTGGGAAGGTCCGGGATCGAGAGGGGCCTGAACGCTGCCGATATCGTGAGGGCAGCTGCAAAGTACATCGGAGGAGGGGGAGGGGGAAAGCCGGATCTGGCCCAGGGCGGAGGACCGAATGCTGGAGGGCTGAAGGCCGCCATAGATGCCGGTCTGAACGCCGCCCGAAAGGTGCTCCAGGGGTAG
- the map gene encoding type II methionyl aminopeptidase has translation MDDDVLRKYRAAGRILADVLGKASAKIDVGVSLLEVADYVESSIRELGGEPAFPCNISRDREAAHYTPKPNDDAVFGEEMVKLDIGVHVDGYIADAAVTVDLSGHPELADASRAALDVALELVAPGVSTCEIGRAIESAIEGYGFRPVSNLTGHGLSRFNAHTEPTVPNRSCTSGVELRPGDVIAIEPFATNGSGRISDAPVVEIFGFTSRRPVRDRRARAMLAEIETRFNGLPFARRWLRGESIDYSLQRLIRAGAVHTYPVLWEVEGAMVSQAEHTVIVTESGCEIITR, from the coding sequence ATGGATGATGATGTGCTGAGAAAATACAGGGCTGCAGGAAGGATACTTGCAGACGTCCTCGGAAAAGCCTCTGCGAAGATAGACGTCGGCGTATCGCTTCTGGAGGTTGCGGATTACGTGGAGAGCAGCATCCGGGAGCTGGGCGGAGAGCCTGCATTCCCATGCAACATATCCCGGGATCGCGAGGCTGCTCATTACACCCCGAAACCGAACGATGATGCAGTCTTCGGCGAGGAGATGGTAAAGCTCGACATAGGGGTGCATGTCGATGGCTACATCGCGGATGCGGCTGTGACCGTCGACCTGAGCGGACATCCGGAGCTCGCGGATGCATCCAGGGCGGCGCTGGATGTGGCTCTTGAGCTGGTCGCACCCGGAGTGAGCACATGTGAGATTGGAAGGGCGATCGAGTCTGCGATCGAGGGATATGGATTCAGGCCTGTATCGAACCTGACCGGTCATGGCCTCTCCAGGTTCAACGCGCACACAGAGCCGACCGTGCCCAACAGGTCCTGCACATCAGGCGTGGAGCTCAGGCCCGGTGATGTGATCGCGATAGAGCCGTTTGCGACGAACGGCTCGGGGAGAATATCTGATGCGCCTGTGGTGGAGATATTCGGGTTCACATCCCGCAGGCCTGTCAGGGACAGGAGGGCAAGGGCGATGCTTGCTGAGATCGAGACCAGGTTCAACGGACTGCCGTTCGCCCGGCGCTGGCTGAGAGGGGAGAGCATAGATTACTCCCTCCAGAGGCTTATCCGCGCCGGGGCTGTTCACACATATCCTGTGCTCTGGGAGGTCGAGGGCGCGATGGTCTCGCAGGCTGAGCACACTGTGATAGTGACGGAGAGCGGATGCGAGATCATTACACGGTAG
- a CDS encoding DUF2150 family protein, whose translation MRTGSIRREESMKEEFYTQKRWLNWMNKVKESQFRLPESEQDAAGAVFVYIMDDVILACLKVIARFEKGILSQDEALATIRNIREIVSAEHESLGEDADMMLSSLRTSLAAVFESCNSYILGDYDRDRKMEEMISDAVKAETDGRIEDALAVVGNIGARVIAGERPPEIPDMDYCVVAELLDGIDAIAAAMVGDTSYKEEDGSPLEEEI comes from the coding sequence ATGCGTACAGGTAGCATCCGGCGGGAGGAGAGCATGAAGGAGGAGTTCTACACACAGAAGCGCTGGCTTAACTGGATGAACAAGGTAAAGGAGAGCCAGTTCAGGCTCCCCGAGTCCGAGCAGGACGCTGCAGGGGCGGTTTTTGTATACATCATGGACGATGTGATCCTGGCATGTCTGAAGGTCATAGCCAGATTCGAGAAGGGTATACTCAGCCAGGATGAGGCGCTTGCAACGATAAGAAACATAAGAGAGATCGTCTCAGCGGAGCACGAGAGCCTCGGCGAGGATGCGGATATGATGCTCTCCTCGCTCAGAACATCGCTGGCCGCAGTCTTCGAATCGTGCAACAGCTACATCCTGGGTGATTACGACAGAGATCGAAAAATGGAAGAGATGATCAGCGATGCTGTGAAGGCCGAGACTGACGGAAGGATCGAGGACGCCCTGGCTGTTGTGGGCAATATCGGCGCAAGGGTGATAGCCGGAGAGCGACCGCCGGAGATCCCTGATATGGATTACTGCGTTGTGGCTGAGCTGCTTGATGGAATAGATGCGATAGCCGCTGCGATGGTCGGTGACACGAGCTACAAAGAGGAGGACGGGAGCCCGCTCGAGGAGGAGATATGA
- the cgi121 gene encoding KEOPS complex subunit Cgi121 — MRLLFGRPIPGIVNAIKNLRSKGYLIQALDAAMVVSERHVFYAAEKAIAAFQEGRNVAKDLGIEILRYASGQRQIEKALSLGVSDATERVALLIVDDLEEVEVRRIANTLIEPDDLGISFNSERVRGFYDISDAEIEAAGEDRIPDLVLERVALVDAYR; from the coding sequence ATGCGGCTACTCTTCGGCAGGCCGATTCCAGGTATAGTGAATGCCATAAAGAACCTCAGATCAAAGGGCTACCTGATCCAGGCACTTGATGCTGCAATGGTTGTGAGCGAGAGGCATGTGTTTTACGCAGCAGAGAAGGCCATAGCAGCATTCCAGGAGGGCAGAAACGTGGCGAAGGACCTCGGCATAGAGATCCTGAGATACGCATCCGGCCAGAGGCAGATAGAGAAGGCGCTGTCTCTGGGTGTGTCAGATGCGACAGAGCGTGTCGCCCTGCTCATCGTCGACGATCTCGAGGAGGTTGAGGTCAGAAGGATCGCAAACACGCTCATAGAGCCCGATGATCTCGGGATCTCCTTCAATTCTGAGCGTGTGAGGGGATTCTACGATATATCAGACGCCGAAATAGAGGCTGCTGGAGAGGACAGGATACCGGATCTGGTTCTGGAGAGGGTGGCGCTGGTCGATGCGTACAGGTAG
- a CDS encoding TIGR01458 family HAD-type hydrolase: MSRISAFLMDLDGVLYVGGSPVPGARECLKLMEEKGYRFRFISNSTRRCRASVAKRLSEMGYRIQPERIFTPSVAAIERIHRSGKRRCYLISTGDVHRDFEDAGVVLAEDDVDFVVIGDAGSNFTYERLNRAFNHVLEGADIIALEMDRYWRDSEGFVLSAGPFVSALEYATGKRAELVGKPSPEFFSLALNDMGVNPQDAAMIGDDIITDVGGAQRVGMLGILVRTGKYRPEHAERLGVKPDCVLDSIADLVRWL, encoded by the coding sequence ATGTCGCGGATCTCTGCATTTCTCATGGACCTTGATGGCGTGCTATATGTTGGAGGGAGCCCGGTTCCCGGCGCGAGGGAGTGTCTGAAGCTTATGGAGGAAAAGGGGTACAGATTCAGGTTCATCTCAAACTCCACTCGGAGATGCAGGGCATCCGTTGCGAAGCGGCTCTCTGAGATGGGATACAGGATACAGCCTGAGCGTATCTTCACGCCATCTGTTGCGGCAATCGAGAGGATCCATCGATCCGGGAAGAGGAGATGCTATCTCATCTCAACAGGGGATGTCCACAGGGACTTCGAGGATGCTGGTGTAGTGCTTGCGGAGGACGATGTGGATTTTGTGGTTATAGGCGATGCTGGCAGCAACTTCACATATGAGCGTCTGAACAGGGCGTTCAATCACGTCCTGGAGGGCGCTGATATTATAGCTCTTGAGATGGACCGTTACTGGCGGGACTCTGAGGGGTTTGTCCTCTCCGCTGGACCGTTTGTTTCAGCGCTCGAGTATGCGACCGGAAAGAGGGCGGAGCTCGTGGGCAAGCCGTCGCCGGAATTCTTCAGCCTCGCTCTGAATGATATGGGTGTGAATCCACAGGATGCTGCCATGATCGGGGACGACATAATCACAGATGTCGGCGGAGCCCAGAGGGTCGGCATGCTGGGCATTCTTGTCAGAACGGGAAAATACCGGCCGGAGCATGCAGAGCGCTTGGGAGTGAAGCCAGACTGTGTCCTGGACTCGATCGCGGATCTTGTAAGATGGCTCTGA
- the csx2 gene encoding TIGR02221 family CRISPR-associated protein: MDRYIMDNRVLLTALGLNPKETTYTLGNRICKSLLSPVALYNLLPEDERFDRVLALCTEEVLEKTFPLLREELPVVCEPTRVHSGVSAGDLQATLHNMLEKIPEKAELILDVTHGFRHYPFLFFTACLYLKALKDVKIKKIWYGRLDAKNPDGAAPFMDLSILLEMVDWFHVVQSFRDMSNPKALAKKLSDYGQGMKRPDERIPDMAKKKYNAVASAARDFAELFGMGLPLELGMSSAALQGRIAEFRREGDISATGIPLADDLLLEIGKAAERFRVADGVEKRDLVLDLEEIHRQEKLIDAYFEAGYHNNAIGLIRELVISRLMLSDGKKNWLDRSQRKRIERCIGALVDYSKKKGSALTDDRKKLAGIWSSIIDARNKLHHHGMTKAEVSGKQIGIPEWWKDLKQRLDDNSFWDCGFGGGSGRLLISALGLHPGFLYNALREENPEECLVIASHETVSRWDELARRAGYSGDFKIEEMNAHSFDGIKKIVDESEDRLVRFDEVVCNLTGGTAAMQYAVIQLARRAEHLGRNVRWIAVIDNRSVDEQKLNPYVEGVVVFLEDAGI, translated from the coding sequence ATGGATCGATACATTATGGATAATCGCGTTCTTTTGACTGCCCTGGGGCTCAACCCAAAGGAGACGACGTACACACTGGGGAACAGAATCTGCAAGTCCCTCCTGTCCCCTGTGGCTCTGTACAATCTGCTTCCGGAAGATGAGCGGTTCGATAGAGTGCTGGCCCTCTGCACGGAGGAGGTTCTCGAAAAGACGTTTCCCCTGCTCAGGGAGGAGCTGCCTGTCGTGTGTGAGCCCACGCGTGTCCACAGCGGCGTCAGCGCTGGCGATCTTCAGGCGACCCTGCATAACATGCTGGAGAAGATACCGGAGAAGGCAGAGCTCATCCTGGATGTGACGCACGGCTTCAGGCACTACCCGTTTCTGTTCTTCACCGCATGCCTGTATCTGAAGGCTCTGAAGGATGTTAAGATCAAAAAGATCTGGTACGGAAGGTTGGATGCAAAGAACCCGGATGGCGCGGCCCCATTTATGGATCTGAGCATTCTCCTTGAGATGGTGGACTGGTTCCATGTCGTCCAGTCCTTCAGGGACATGAGCAATCCGAAGGCTCTGGCGAAAAAGCTTAGCGATTACGGGCAGGGGATGAAAAGGCCGGATGAGCGCATTCCTGATATGGCGAAGAAGAAGTACAATGCAGTCGCAAGCGCTGCAAGGGATTTTGCAGAGCTGTTCGGCATGGGTCTCCCTTTGGAGCTCGGCATGTCTTCAGCGGCTCTGCAGGGACGAATAGCGGAGTTCCGCAGGGAAGGCGATATTTCGGCTACAGGAATCCCGCTGGCAGATGATCTTCTGCTGGAGATAGGAAAAGCAGCAGAGCGCTTCAGGGTAGCGGATGGGGTGGAAAAGAGGGATCTGGTCCTCGATCTCGAGGAGATCCACAGGCAGGAAAAGCTCATCGACGCATACTTCGAGGCTGGCTACCACAATAACGCCATCGGGCTGATCAGAGAGCTGGTCATAAGCAGGCTGATGCTCAGTGATGGAAAGAAGAACTGGCTCGACAGATCACAGCGGAAGAGGATCGAGCGATGTATCGGAGCTCTTGTGGATTACAGCAAAAAGAAAGGCTCAGCTCTCACAGATGACAGGAAAAAGCTGGCAGGAATCTGGAGCTCCATTATCGATGCCAGAAATAAGCTGCACCACCACGGAATGACAAAGGCTGAAGTGAGCGGTAAGCAGATCGGGATTCCTGAGTGGTGGAAGGATCTGAAGCAGCGCCTCGATGACAATTCGTTCTGGGATTGCGGTTTCGGTGGTGGATCTGGCAGGCTTCTTATTTCAGCGCTTGGCCTTCACCCCGGCTTTCTGTACAATGCTCTGAGAGAAGAGAATCCAGAGGAGTGTCTGGTGATTGCATCACATGAAACTGTGAGCAGATGGGATGAACTTGCAAGAAGGGCTGGTTACAGTGGCGATTTCAAGATTGAGGAGATGAATGCGCATTCATTCGATGGGATCAAAAAGATCGTGGATGAATCAGAGGATCGTCTTGTAAGATTCGATGAGGTTGTGTGCAACCTGACGGGTGGCACAGCTGCCATGCAGTATGCGGTCATCCAGCTGGCAAGGAGGGCGGAGCACTTGGGAAGAAATGTCAGATGGATCGCGGTCATCGATAACCGTTCAGTTGATGAGCAGAAGCTGAACCCCTACGTCGAGGGGGTGGTGGTCTTTTTGGAGGATGCAGGGATATGA
- the cmr1 gene encoding type III-B CRISPR module RAMP protein Cmr1: MIEAKFRIVTPLFMGGADQSTPELRVPGIKGALRFWWRALAWNWCKGDLSKIRDLEGRIFGSTEHGQSGVIMDLCGANAKFTNESFFEKRQGLMYLGYGPIEKGKLTRDYLKPPVDAILRIRIRPKDGKAPEAPDESTDQLSKALIAMGLFGGLGSRSRRGFGSFNLIELNVDGKKKFSCPEDRSALEREIKGLFEALNLHEGLPEYTAFSSKTNVCIFNHEDKDPLELLDKVGISMQEYRLGRRKKPRGISSASRFERDTALAKKIALGEQVNGHPRRLFFGLPHNYHFKDLEKNLEIRGTNHDRRASPLLIHVQMLNDDEYTAIAALMPARFLPPGEKILMRATEEKKKDGGRRMSVDSSSFPESRVNLDTEEAEELMVIKDFLKQTPWVKVI, encoded by the coding sequence ATGATAGAGGCGAAGTTCCGTATCGTTACACCGCTCTTCATGGGCGGGGCAGATCAGAGTACGCCGGAGCTGCGCGTTCCGGGCATAAAGGGTGCCCTCAGGTTCTGGTGGCGCGCTCTCGCATGGAACTGGTGTAAAGGGGATCTCAGCAAGATTCGAGATCTGGAGGGCCGGATCTTCGGGAGCACAGAGCACGGGCAGTCCGGGGTGATCATGGATCTGTGTGGAGCGAATGCAAAATTCACAAACGAAAGCTTTTTTGAAAAACGCCAGGGCCTGATGTACCTGGGATACGGTCCCATAGAGAAGGGAAAGCTGACTCGAGATTATCTTAAACCGCCCGTTGATGCGATATTGAGGATCCGGATTCGGCCGAAAGATGGGAAAGCTCCGGAAGCTCCTGATGAATCCACAGATCAGCTCTCGAAGGCACTGATCGCGATGGGCTTATTTGGAGGCCTCGGATCGAGATCGAGGAGAGGATTCGGGTCGTTCAATCTGATCGAGCTGAATGTGGATGGCAAGAAGAAATTCAGCTGTCCCGAAGACAGGAGTGCGCTGGAGAGAGAGATAAAAGGGCTTTTTGAGGCTTTGAATCTCCACGAAGGACTGCCGGAGTACACTGCCTTCAGTTCAAAGACGAATGTCTGTATTTTTAACCATGAAGATAAAGACCCTCTGGAGCTCCTGGACAAAGTAGGCATAAGTATGCAGGAGTACCGGCTGGGCAGGAGAAAAAAACCAAGGGGAATATCGTCTGCGAGCAGATTCGAAAGGGACACAGCGCTCGCCAAGAAGATAGCTCTGGGGGAACAGGTAAACGGACATCCACGGCGCCTTTTCTTCGGTCTGCCTCACAACTATCACTTCAAGGATCTGGAAAAGAACCTCGAGATAAGAGGTACAAACCACGATCGCAGGGCGAGCCCGCTGCTGATCCACGTCCAGATGCTGAATGATGATGAATACACCGCAATTGCAGCTCTGATGCCTGCGAGGTTCCTGCCACCAGGGGAAAAAATTCTGATGAGAGCCACGGAAGAAAAGAAAAAGGATGGTGGTCGGAGGATGTCGGTGGACTCCAGCAGCTTCCCGGAATCTCGCGTCAATCTGGACACAGAAGAGGCTGAGGAGCTCATGGTGATCAAGGATTTCCTGAAACAGACGCCCTGGGTGAAGGTGATTTGA